AATAGCGGATTTTTCCTGGGCTCATTTGGGGGCAATTCAGAATTCATGAATGGTACCATTGACGAGGTGGGGATCTGGTCATTTGCGTTGGATGGGTTTATTGAACAGATCATGTGCGACGGTTCCAATACATTTCCTATTGTTTTAGCAAACTGGTTCGACTTTGACCACGGTATCGTCAATGGGAACAATACCGGGGTTGAGCTGGCACAAAACCTGAAAATGGCCAATGCCCCAGGAGTTCTCCATAATTTTGCATTAAATGGCAACAGTTCCAACTGGGTAGAAGGAACTACCGGCCCGGGAGATATTTTGTTCGTAAATCCACAAGCTACCGGAAACAATTCCGGCCATTCGTGGACAAATGCCTTTACCGACCTCAATGATGCCTTTACTTACGTAAATACGTGTAATCAGGTGACCGAGATCTGGGTGGCAGCAGGAACCTATAAGCCTGCCAATGGCACAAACAGGTTGAAATCGTTTAGCCTAAAGCGTGGAATTGCCATCTATGGCGGTTTTAACGGAACAGAAACTTCTCTTTCCGAACGCGACTGGGTAACCAACGAAACCATCCTGAGTGGGGACATAGGCATAACGGGAGATAATAGTGACAACAGCTACAATGTGATCTTCAATGGTGCCTACGCGATTGACCAGACTGCCATCCTTGACGGATTCATCATTCAGGACGGTAATGCCAATGGCAGCTCCCTGGATACCGGGCATGGCGGTGGGATACACAACGCAGGCAGTTCACCGAGGATAGTCAATTGTGTTTTCAGGAATAACCAGGGTAACTTATCCGGAGGAGCCGTTTATAATCATTCCAATTCTGCTCCCCCGGTTTTCGTCAATTGCATTTTTTACAACAATAACAGTACCCAGGGTGCCGGAGCAATGGCCAACATAAATGCCGGTACCGTAATGACCAATTGTGTTTTTTATGATAATCATTCCGGAAACGAAAATCCGGTTTGTATTGATAATTCCGGAATCACTCCGCAAATTTCGAACAGTATCATTTGGGGTAATGACGGCGTTATTTCGGGAAACCCGATAGTGGATCATTCGATCATTGAAGGGGGCTTTTCAGGTGCCGGGAACCTGGACACCGACCCGTTGTTTATCCACCCGGCAAGCCATGATTTTCATCTCCAAAACTGTTCACCTGCCATCAATGCCGGAAATAATAATGCCCTCCCGGCTGGCATCACCAACGATTTTGATGGAAATTCCCGGGTCTACAATAATGACATAATAGACATGGGTGTTTATGAATATCAGGCAGTTGTGGACATTTGTACCTGTTTTGCCAGCGGGATCATTTATGTAAATGTCAATGCCACCGGTATAAATAATGGTCAAAACTGGACCGATGCTTTCACGGACCTGCAGGACGCCCTGGTACAGGCTAACGCTTGTTCCAATATTTCCGGGATCTGGGTTGCTGCCGGCACCTATCATCCTACTTCCGGTAATGACCGAAGCATTTCTTTTTCCATGTTAAACGGAGTGGCCATTTACGGCGGTTTTAACGGCACCGAAACGCAACTTTCGGAAAGAGACTTGGCAACATATGAAACCATCCTGAGTGGTGATATCGGTACAGTGAATGACGAAACAGACAACAGTTACCACGTCATTTCTAACAATTATAACGGTCTTGACAATACTGCCATCCTCAACGGTTTTACCATCAGCGGGGGTAATGCGAACGGCAGTATTCAGGATAGTAGAGGAGGAGGCATGTATAACTCATTATCGTCTCCGCTGGTCATCAACTGTATTTTTTCTGCCAACCAGTCTTCATCCTTTGGCAGCGGTGTTTTTAACAGCAATCCATGCACACCGACTTTTATCAATTGTCTTTTCGCAAACGACCTTGCCAATCCGGGGGGAGAGGTTTTTAATGATATTGCCTCCGCTCGTTTTCAGAATTGTTCTTTTACCGGCAATAGTGGACTGGCGATAAAAAATGTGGATGCCCAACCAACCCTTATCAATTGTATTGTTTGGAATAATGGCGGAAGTATTAGTAATTTGGGAAGTCTCAGCAATGTTGCCAACGTGAGCTATTCTATCATACAAGGTGGTTACCCGGGCACTGGCAACCTGAACGAAGACCCTCTCTTTGTAGATCCTGCCAATGGTAACTTCCGCCTTCAGGTCTGCTCCCCCGCCATTGACACGGGTGATGGTGCCTTCGGTTCTTCTGCAAATACCACGACGGAAGACCTCGACGGTAATCCCCGCTTCTACAACAACGGCAATGTAGATATGGGAGCTTATGAATTACAGGAAATACCCACGCCGGTCGTTGCCAGTTGTCAGAACCAAACGGTAACCCTTAATGCTTCCGGAAATGCTAGCTTGTCGGTGGCAGCACTCGACGCGGGTTCTGACGGATGTGGCGTTCTTGACTTCACCGTTGATAATGCCAGCCTGTTGAGTTATGGCTGTTCGGATGTGGGTGTCCATAGTGTCATGGTTACCGTGACCGACCAAACCGATCAAACGGCGACATGCAGTGCAACCATAACCGTGACAGACAATATCGCACCGGTTGTCAGTTGTGGCCTTAATGGTAATGTTACCCTGACTATCTCAGAAGATAATTCAGAGGATTGTTCGGTGAGTTATGAAATGTTCTATAGTCTGAGTGATAACTGCGGTTCCACCATATTGGCCAATGAATATGTGGTGAACGCTAATGGTGATGTTCTAAGAGATTATACGCGCGCGCTGTACCAGAGTAGCTGGGGGTCGGCAATCAATCTTCCTGTCGGGGAATATACCGCAACCATTACGCCAACCGATGGAAATGAGAACGAAGGAATGCCCTGTTCTTTCACCATTACGGTGGTGGATGATGAAGCGCCAATTGCCCTTTGCCAGAATGCGACCATACAACTCGGAGCTTTAGGGATCGGTTCGATAACAACAAATGACATAAATAATGGCTCTAATGATGCATGCGGCATCGCCAGTTTGTCCCTTTCTCAAACGACATTCGATTGCACCCATGTCGGCGAAAACACTGTTACCTTAACGGTTACCGATAACAATACTAACATAAGTACCTGTACTGCAACAGTAACTATTGAAGACAATGTAGCTCCACAGGCTCTTTGTCAGAATACTACCGTGCAACTTGATGATTCAGGTAATGGCTCCATTACAGCCGCGGATATCAACAATGGCTCCAATGATGCCTGTGGCATCGGAGGTTTGTTGCTTTCGCAAACCGCCTTTGATTGTAGCCATGTCGGGACAAATACAGTAACCCTAACGGTTATCGATAACAACGACAATAAAACCCATTGTATGGCGACTGTTGTGGTTAAAGACGGCGTCCCTCCACAGGCTCTTTGCAGAAATCCTGTCGTGCAACTCGATGCCAACGGAAACGGGTCTATTTCTACCGGCGATATCGATAACGGATCCAGTGATGCCTGTGGTATTGCAGGGCTTTCGGCTTCTACAACGGGCTTTGACTGTTCAAATGTAGGAACCAATATGGTCACATTGATTGTTGAAGATGTGAATGGAAATGTGAACACCTGCACCGCCACCGTCACCGTTGAAGACAATGTAGCGCCCAATGCACTTTGTCACAACGGAGAGGTAAAATTAAACAGCCAGGGTTCAGGTTCCCTCTATGTGTTCCAGATAAACAATGGTTCCAACGACGCTTGTGGTGTTGAGGAGGTTTCTGTCTTTCCAAATACTTTTGGCTGTGATGACCTCGGCGACAATACCGTTACCCTCACAGTTACGGATGTCAATGGTAATACCAATGCCTGTACTGCCAACGTAAGCGTAATAGATAAAATTCCACCGCAGGCCTCCTGCCAGAATATTACCATTGCACTTGACCCTGAAGGATCAGCGGTCATTACCCCTGAGGAGATCGACAACAATTCATCAGACAATTGCTTTATAACGGATATGACGTTAGATAATGAAGCATTTGATTGTGACGATGTTGGAAACAATACCGTTACCCTTACCGTTTTCGACAGCAGCGGCAATTCGGATCAATGCACGGCAACGGTCAGTGTTGTGGAAGGAACGGGGCTGCCGACAAACTGGGCCCATGAAGACATCGGGCTAGCCAACGGGGATGCTTCCTACACACCCTGTGGAGGAAATTTCACGGTCAGCAGCTCAGGATATCCCACACCGTTAAATGATATTCAGCATTCTGCTTTCCAGGAAATATGCGGAAATGTAGAGATCATCGCCCATATAGAAAGTATAGTCAATCCTGGTTGGGCCGGTATTGAAATCCGTGAAACGCTGGACACTTATTCGAAAGCAGCCCAGCTCAAAACTCAGTTGGGGTCCTTCGTCCACAGGGTCGTAAGAACCACGACCGGCGGATATGCTATCAGTAAACAATTATTCAGGATCGGTCACCACTGGCTGAGACTGGTAAGGACGGGAAACAGTTTTGTGGGATACACTTCTCCGAATGGGGTGAACTGGTTTTTTGCTTTCCAGTCGAATATCGCCATGGACGACTGCGTTTACGTCGGCTTGTTCACGGACAGCTATAATGCCAACGCTGCTACAACGGCGGTATTCAACCATGTTTCGGTAACCGGCAGCATTAATGAAGGCTTAAGCGCACCTGTTCAGGAGGTAACCGATATCAGCGCGGAAGGTGTAAAACCTTTTGATTTTAACCTGTATCCTAACCCTGCGGATGAATTCCTGAACATCGGTTTCAACCAGGTCAGCGGACGGGAAATGATCCTCGAGATCGTGGACATCAACGGCAAACGGTTTTACTTTGAAGCCATCGAAGATGACCTTTTGGGTCTGAACCTGGACCTTCAGAAAATCGGGATGCCCGCCGGGATGTATCAGCTGAATATATGGTATGGTGACACGCTGATCAGCAAGCGATTTGTGAAAGGGAAATGATAACTTTTTTCCGATAAAAGATTAACATGAGCCATCCCGAATTTTCAAAAACTGTCTGAAATAGAAATTTTTTGATTATTTGAAGTATTTTTTAAATGTAAAATGTAAAACAAGGAATTTAAAACCTGCCTGCTGACGCAGGAAGGCAGGTGTAAAAGTGAGTGGGCAAAAGGTTTGGGTTTTGGGAAAAAGTCATTTTTTGTCGCAAAACACCTAACCCACGACCCAAACACTTCTAAATTTTGCGGTTACTTGTTTTAAACCTTGCCTGCTGCCGCGACGGAAGGCAGGTTTTGCGGTTTATTTCTTTTGTAAAAGAGTCATCTTACCTTAGGGGCAGGAAATTAAATTTGGTAAATTTGAAATGAAAAAATAAGGAAGCGGCATAAGACTATAATGAGTCATTTGTCATTAAGACAGTTCGGGATAGCCAGTCCCGCTTCCTTTTCTCTGTTTCACCTCGGACAGTTTGTTAGGCAAAAAGCCTGAGTAAGATAGATGAGGCATAACAGAAGTTATTTTATCAACACAAATTTACCGATTTAGTATGAAACAATCTGATCGTTTTGTAGGAATTGACATATCAAAAGATAGTTTTGATGTCTGCGTTTTATCACAAGGGGCTCTATTAGAAGAAAGCCGTTTTAATAATGATGCTCAAGGTTGGCAAAAGTTTGCTAAAAACCTTAGTGATCAGGACTTATGCATAATAGAAGCAACGGGATCTTATCATGTAGGGTTGGCATTATATTTAGTTGAGCATGATAAACGTGTTAGTGTAGTCAACCCTTTGCGTGTAAAGTATTTTTCTCGATTGAATCTCAAGAGGGCAAAAACAGATAGGGTAGATGCTTATGTTATTGCCCAGTATGGCCAAGTATTTAAGCCTGAAAGTTGGACAGCTCCACCGACACATTTAAGACAACTTCAACAGTTAATGACAGTTTCTGCACAATTAACAAAACAAAAGACGGCATTAATCAATCAACAAAAAAACTTTGAACTTGTACCAGACCCCAGTAAAGAAGCCCTTGAAATAATAAAGTGCCAAATAGTAAAATTAGAGAAACATTTACAAGAAATACAATGCCTTATCAATAATAGCATTAAAGAACATTACAAAGAATTAGAGGCTTCTTTACGATCAATTCCCGGTTTAGGTCCCAAAACGGTAGCCACCTTAATCCTAATAACTGGAGGCTTTACCAAGTTTGGATCATATAAAGCTTTGATAGCCTATGTGGGGTTAGCTCCTCGGACATACGAGTCAGGAGTAAGTGTTAAGGGAGCTTCACACATCTGCAAGTTAGGGTCATCCTATCTTCGAAAGTTACTTTATGAATGTGCTTTAAGTGCCAAAAGGTTTAACCCTGTATGTAAGGAACTATTTGAAAGACTCTATATTGCAAAGAAAAAACCATTTAAAGTAGCCATGATTGCGGTGGCCAATAAGTTGCTGAAAATCGCTTTCACTATAGCTATAACTGGACAAAAATTTGATCCGGAATACAGACTAAAACATTATTTTGCCAAATAAAATTTTCTGATTTTCCGAAAAAAATTTGGAGATGAACACAGTTCATCCCGAATTTAATCTGATTAGATGAAATTCGGGATGAACTCATGTTTTTTTAATTTTCAGCGTAGCAACTCCCTTGCTGTCTTTAGTCTTTTACAAAAATAATAGTATGCGCTCTTCCTTGGCGGAAAGGGTTGTGGTAAATTCCGTCATAGACTTCCAATATTTGGAATCCAGAATATGACGTTCGCTATTTCTCGAAGATATCAATTTTTTTGAAAGAACGTTTGGTTTTTTACATAGCATTTTAAGTGGAGTCAGCCCCTTAATAGGAGCAACTTATTTAATTATTGTTTTATTACCTTTTTTGTAAAACCAGATAGGTTCGGATAAGTTTACGCTCAATATTTTTTTCTGGCCACTTAAGTCCAGTAAGGTGCCGTTGTTAAACTATTCTGACTTCGACGTTTAAACCATAAAGAACCCCCTGTTGCGATTTTTCTGTATCATAAGTTGTATATTTGTGCAACGCCATAATTGATGAATAGACCTTTGAACAGTCTTCCCACCGCTAAATTTATTTATCATGAAAAAAAGCATCCTCATCCTTGGCGGTTACGGCAATGCCGGTTTTCTTATCTCAAAATACTTGCTGCAGGAAACTCATGATGTTGCCATTATTATTGCCGGGAGGCATTTCGAAAAGGCACAAAAGGCAGCGGACGAATTAAATCAATTGTTCCCGGGGCAAAGAACGTCGCCGGTGCAAGTCGATGTTGCAGACCGACAAATCTTCCGTGATGCCCTGTCAAAAGCCAGTCTTGTAGTGATGGCTTCCGGTACTATGAAGCATACCCAATTGGTTGTGGAAGAAGTACTGAATGCCGGCATTGATTATTTCGATCTGCAACTTTCGTCACCAGTCAAACTGGATGTTTTATTCTCCCTTAAAGATAAGATTGAAGCTTCCGGTCATTGTTTCATTACTGACGGGGGTTTTCATCCCGGCGTTCCTGCTGCACTGTTAAGGTATGCTGCAGGGATGTTTGACAGCCTTGAAAAAGCCAATGTTTATGGAGGATTAAAAGTGGACTGGGCAGCTATAGATGCATCTGAAGGTACCCTGGATGAATTGGTGGACGAATTTAAATACTACCAAATGCTGTTTTTGAAAAACGGCCGCTGGAAAAAGATGAGCTACTTCGCCATGCCCCCTGGTTTTGATTTCGGACCACCACTTGGCAAGCTGTATTGTGCCCCGATGTTTCTGGAAGAACTAAGGTCATTGCCGGAAGAAATTCCAGAGTTGAAAGAAACCGGGTTTTATGTCAGCGGTTTCAACCCGATCCTGGATTACCTTTTGTTACCGGTCATTATGTTTGGAATCAAAATCTTCCCGGAAAGATTCGCAGATCCATTTATCAAACTGTTTCAGTTTGGATTGAAATTCGGCAAACCGCCCTATGGAGTCAAACTGGTTGCTGATTGCAGCGGTTTGAAGGAAGGGAAGCCGAAACATATTCAACTGTCGCTTACCCATGAAGATGAATATGTTTTAACGGCAGTGCCTGTAGTGGCCTGTCTTTTACAATACCTTGACGGAGCCATACGTAAACCCGGTCTGTGGTTCCAGTCCAATGTTGTGGAACCTGAACGATTCTTCAATGATATGGGCAGAATGGGCTTACCGTTAGTGGTTCAGGATGTTTCTTAGCACAATCCAATGGTTCATAGGCTTTAACGGAACGGAAACCCCAAAGTCTATATTTAATTGTTCCAAAAAAAGATTACTCCTGACCCCAAGATTCATATCCAGTCTTCCCAATTTATGATTACCCCAACTAACTTTACTGTTTAGATTCCATCCCGGATGGATTATTTCTCCATTAAAATCAATATGAACGCCGGGATAAACCGAAAGCGTCCATTGCTTTTTTTGCCATCTGATCAGTTCGGAAAAATGTTCCATCCGCACACCTAATGGCAAAAACGATTGTTCAGGTTGCCAACGGGTAACAAACCCTACCCGAAATTCATTTTTTAGGTTAAAAACCCGGTAAGGAATCGCCACATACACTGCGGGGCCAAAATAGGAGGGGGGTGCCGGAAATTCAGGACGCATCTGATGATTTTGGCTATTCGTCATACTTACACTCATTTGTATTTCGCCCGAAACAGGCACTTCTACCGAAAGCACATTCGATAAACAACCATTCGAATCCACAAACTGGATATTGTAAAATCCCACACCAAATCCATCCATGGAAACCAGCAATTGAGAAGTCACTCCCCAAAATACTTCATTAACCATTATGGTATAAGGGGAGTTGGTGGGAGAAGAAACCGCAATGATTATCATTCCGTCATCAGCCGTGGGACCGGAGGGCGGAACAATCCCATCCAATGCTATTTCCAATGCACTGGAGCTTTGAATGACCGCTTCAAAACCATCGGTACAATCCACGCCTGCCGATTCATCGATTACGGTAACACTATACATTCCTTCCGCCAGCACAAGGAGGGGCGACAGCTGAATGGTGCCCGGCACAATGGAAAAGATCATTTCTCCCCCCGGATGAATTACATCCATGGACCATGGCCCCGGACTGACGGATGAAAAGTCAAATTGTATTTCTGCGCCCAGACCGCATTGTGGCTGTGTAACGACAACATTACTTACGAACATGGCCGGGTTTTGATCCAGGTCAACGGAAAACGTTTGAATACAACAGCCATTGGGATGAGTAATGGTCACTTCATAGGTTCCCGCGGCCACGAGAGAAAGTACAGGCCCCGAATCCCCGTTGCTCCATTCATAAGTAAAAGATCCCGGTTCATTAACGGAAACCTCTATGGAACCGTTTGCTACCCCGCAATCCGCGGAAGTGGTAACAAAAGTAGCTTCAAATGTACAAGGCCCTGCCAAAATTTCCAATATAGCCATAGCCGTTCCTGTGTTTCCGCAGGCATCCTCCGCCGTGTATTCAAAAGAAATCTGACCCGTAAAACCCACTGCGGGTTCAAAGGTGAAATCGCCCTCTGCCGTTACTTCCAACTGGCCAGACCCGGGAGCGGTAAAATCAGTAACCGATAATTGGGTTCCATCATCGTTATCGATCAAATTCCCTGATAACACCTGGCCACAGAAGGATTGAAAAGCGTCATCGGCCAGGTTAAAAGTCGTATTGTCACCCACCGTCACCAGGATCTGTTCCTGGCAATCGCCCCCAATACTTTGATCGATAACCGTTAACTGCCAGTCGCCAGGAATTACAGTGAAATGATCCTGAAGGTTCACTGTTCCCGGAGGCACCATAATCATAAAAGTTCCTGAAGGGCCTGTTGCTTCAATCTGCATCGGACCCACCCCCGGCGTTTGAAGAATCACCATAATTCCGGCTCCTTCCCCAAGACAATTTCCCGGGATAGAGCTGGCAGTAAAAACGTATGCTGCCGGATCGGCCGCCACGGACACCTCATAGGTTTTCATACACCCGTTCTCATCGCTGACAGTAGTTGAATAGGTTCCCTCTGAAAGATTTTCAGCTATCGCTCCAACATTACCATTAGACCATAATATATCATACATGCCATCGGGCTGAACCGATATTGTTGCCATGCCATCGGCCACCCCACAACTGGCCGCTACGGTCTCAAAAGTCGCATCGAAAAGGGGCGGCAATTCATCAACGGTCAGGTTGATTTCCTGTACACAAAATCCATCGGGGCTGGTTACCGTCACCGTATAAGTGCCCGAACCAAGGGTTTCGGAAGCACTACTCCCGCCATTCGACCACATATACGTGTAAGCCCCCGCCGGATCGACAGTAAGGGTGGCCGTGCCATCCGCCTCGCCGCAATGGGCAGACGTAGTTGTAGTACTCACCATAAAATTGCAATCTGGTGGCAAAACGCTTATCGTAACAATCCCCGTGGTCGTTTGACCACACATGCCGGTTAGCGTATAAGAAAAAATCGTTATTCCCGAAAAAGATTCCAAAGGAACAAAGGTCATCAATCCCTGCTCCGTTATCGAAACCATTCCTCCGTCCGGTTGGGAAAAACCCGTAACACTGAGGTTTTCCCCGATATCGTTTGTCAGCACATTCGCACTCAACGGCGTTCCATAAGCCGTTTGGTAGGTGTCATCCGTGGCGGTAATGGTCTGGGTATTGTCCGGCACCGTCGTCTCCACGGTTTCACTACAATCTGGCCCCGCCTGTTCGTCAAACAGGGTAATGGAATAATCCCCGGAAGGAATATTCATGAAGGAAGAAAGATCATAAGAACCCGGAGAAAGGGAAAGCTCGGTGGTTCCTTCCGGCGCCGTGATTTCAACGGCGATCATACCGGTTCCCGGCGTAGATAATGTGAGGTTGATATGGCCTCCTCCCTCGCAATTGCCCGGGCTTGTGCTCAGGCTTTCAAGGTAGGTATTGTCGATTTGACCAACGGTGGTCGAAAAGGTAGCCGTACAGCCTTGTTCATTCGTCAGGGTCACGGAATAATCCCCGGCAGCAAGGTTTTGAACATTTTGGGTAGTACTCCCTTCTGACCAAACGAACTCATAACTGCCTTCCGGCAGTACACTGGTAGCGATGATTCCGTTTTCCAGCCCACAATTGGCGGGTGTCGTTTCAAAGGAAGCTTCGATGGGAGCCGGCAGTTCTTCCACCGTAATCGAAAAGGTTTGCATGCAAAATCCATCCGGGCTCGTGACTGTGACTGTATAAGTGCCCGAACCAAGGGTTTCGGAAGCACTACTCCCGCCATTCGACCACATATACGTGTAAGCCCCCGACGGATCGACAGTAAGCGTCGCCATGCCATCCGTCTCCCCGCAATGGGCAGGCGTGGTTGTTGTACTCACCATAAAATTACAATCTGGTGGCAAAACGGTTATCGTAACAATCCCCGTGGTCGTTTGACCACACATGCCGGTTAGCGTATAAGAAAAAATCGTTATCCCCGAAAAAGATTCCAAAGGGACAAAGGTGAGCAATCCCTGCTCCGTTATCGAAACCATTCCTCCGTCAGGTTGGGTAAAACCCGTAACACTGAGGTTTTCCCCGATATCGTTTGTCAGCACATTCGCACTCAACGGCGTTCCATAAGCCGTTTGGTAGGTGTCATCCGTGGCGGTAATGGTCTGGGTATTGTCCGGCACCGTCGTCTCCACGGTTTCACTACAATCTGGCCCCGCCTGTTCGTCAAACAGGGTAATGGAATAATCCCCGGAAGGAATATTCATGAAGGAAGAAAGATCATAAGAACCCGGAGAAAGGGAAAGCTGGGTGGTTCCTTCCGGCGCCGTGATTTCAACGGCGATCATACCGGTTCCCGGCGTAGATAATGTGAGGTTGATATGGCCTCCTCCCTCGCAATTGCCCGGGCTTGTGCTCAGGCTTTCAAGGTAGGTATTGTCGATTTGACCAACGGTGGTCGAAAAGGTAGCTGTACAGCCTTGTTCATTTGTCAGGGTCACGGAATAATCCCCCACAGCCAGGTTTTGAACATTTTGGGTAGTACTCCCTTCTGACCAAACGAACTCATAACTGCCTTCCGGCAGTACACTGGTAGCGATGATTCCGTTTTCCAGCCCACAATTGGAGGGTATCGTTTCAAAGGAAGCTTCGATGGGAGCCGGCAGTTCTTCCACCGTAATCGAAAAGGTTTGCATGCAAAATCCATCCGGGCTCGTGACTGTGACTGTATAAGTGCCCGAACCAAGGGTTTCGGAAGCACTACTCCCGCCATTCGACCACATATAAGTGTAAGCCCCCGCCGGATCGACCGTGATCGTCGCTGTGCCATCGGCTTCGCCGCAATGGGCGGGAGTGGTGCCAGGAGTAACTGTAAAATCGCAACCGGGAGGTAACACTGTTATCGTTACCGTTCCCATAACTGTTTGGTCACAAATACCCGATAAGGTATAATTGAATGTGGCTTGGCCTGAAAAACCTTCTTCCGGCACAAAGGACAAGTCTCCCTGCTCCGTTATCGAAACC
This sequence is a window from Lewinellaceae bacterium. Protein-coding genes within it:
- a CDS encoding cadherin-like domain-containing protein, which gives rise to MAPNKNWMAEGTNRSDTIPPPWDHIYLTGAMAKIVYWEYPQHKFPWLPVGGAVTAGGVITYFLLREKPTTTPQLSVTDDFIDISCDGSGAIDVLLNDSGEGISIQSVSLVTVAEVTFNASTVFVDHLTTTSGFEIQVTVTDKFGQTATSTLMIQVTTPVIQAVDDVFETPFGQPLAANILTDDVGQNITVTNYSQPDGGTVVVEANGTFSFTPTEGFQGITTFGYTISGPCDQTSMGIVTITVLPPGCDFTVTTSTTPAHCGEADGTATITVDPAGAYSYAWSNGASGAIENLEPGTYIVTVTSADGFCMQTYTLTIAELPAQMEATFETTPSNCGLDNGAINTSILPEGAYDYEWSNGSMTQNLQNLSAGSYSLTLTNTSGCTGVFSASVGMIANSYLENITTSPGNCEGGGEISLTLSTPGTGMIVVEVTGPEGLTALSLSPGPHDLSSSLNIPSGDYSFTIYDEQAGPDCSETATATVADNTQEILAVDDDYQTPYGTPFTANVLTNDSGENLSVSGFTQPDGGMVSITEQGDLSFVPEEGFSGQATFNYTLSGICDQTVMGTVTITVLPPGCDFTVTPGTTPAHCGEADGTATITVDPAGAYTYMWSNGGSSASETLGSGTYTVTVTSPDGFCMQTFSITVEELPAPIEASFETIPSNCGLENGIIATSVLPEGSYEFVWSEGSTTQNVQNLAVGDYSVTLTNEQGCTATFSTTVGQIDNTYLESLSTSPGNCEGGGHINLTLSTPGTGMIAVEITAPEGTTQLSLSPGSYDLSSFMNIPSGDYSITLFDEQAGPDCSETVETTVPDNTQTITATDDTYQTAYGTPLSANVLTNDIGENLSVTGFTQPDGGMVSITEQGLLTFVPLESFSGITIFSYTLTGMCGQTTTGIVTITVLPPDCNFMVSTTTTPAHCGETDGMATLTVDPSGAYTYMWSNGGSSASETLGSGTYTVTVTSPDGFCMQTFSITVEELPAPIEASFETTPANCGLENGIIATSVLPEGSYEFVWSEGSTTQNVQNLAAGDYSVTLTNEQGCTATFSTTVGQIDNTYLESLSTSPGNCEGGGHINLTLSTPGTGMIAVEITAPEGTTELSLSPGSYDLSSFMNIPSGDYSITLFDEQAGPDCSETVETTVPDNTQTITATDDTYQTAYGTPLSANVLTNDIGENLSVTGFSQPDGGMVSITEQGLMTFVPLESFSGITIFSYTLTGMCGQTTTGIVTISVLPPDCNFMVSTTTTSAHCGEADGTATLTVDPAGAYTYMWSNGGSSASETLGSGTYTVTVTSPDGFCVQEINLTVDELPPLFDATFETVAASCGVADGMATISVQPDGMYDILWSNGNVGAIAENLSEGTYSTTVSDENGCMKTYEVSVAADPAAYVFTASSIPGNCLGEGAGIMVILQTPGVGPMQIEATGPSGTFMIMVPPGTVNLQDHFTVIPGDWQLTVIDQSIGGDCQEQILVTVGDNTTFNLADDAFQSFCGQVLSGNLIDNDDGTQLSVTDFTAPGSGQLEVTAEGDFTFEPAVGFTGQISFEYTAEDACGNTGTAMAILEILAGPCTFEATFVTTSADCGVANGSIEVSVNEPGSFTYEWSNGDSGPVLSLVAAGTYEVTITHPNGCCIQTFSVDLDQNPAMFVSNVVVTQPQCGLGAEIQFDFSSVSPGPWSMDVIHPGGEMIFSIVPGTIQLSPLLVLAEGMYSVTVIDESAGVDCTDGFEAVIQSSSALEIALDGIVPPSGPTADDGMIIIAVSSPTNSPYTIMVNEVFWGVTSQLLVSMDGFGVGFYNIQFVDSNGCLSNVLSVEVPVSGEIQMSVSMTNSQNHQMRPEFPAPPSYFGPAVYVAIPYRVFNLKNEFRVGFVTRWQPEQSFLPLGVRMEHFSELIRWQKKQWTLSVYPGVHIDFNGEIIHPGWNLNSKVSWGNHKLGRLDMNLGVRSNLFLEQLNIDFGVSVPLKPMNHWIVLRNILNH